A stretch of DNA from Methanoplanus endosymbiosus:
TTGTGATCTCAAATCATGAAACTGCCCAATTTAGCCTTAGAATCATAGTGTTTATTCCATCAAAGTTTGAGTAAACGTACTTTTTTGTCTTCCTTTCCCATGAATCAACGGTAACTGTCAAATTCGATAGTGATTTTTTGATGAACTTTGTTGAAGTATGCTTAAGATCTGAAATTTCATGCCTTAGCAGTGAGATGAATAGCTGAGTTATAAATCCAATAATTAAAGCCCCGTAAATGCTCTCATCCGTCCATACTCTTAACGGTTTTATTTCAATATCATTCTTTAAGGAGTGAAATATTTTCTCAATGCTGTCCTTTTTACGGTATGTCCGGAGAGCCTCATTCAGTGTCAAATTCTTACTGGATTTTAGGCAGAAAAAACCTTCTCTACCATTTATGAATTTATCTTCAAGCAGCTTTACAGCCTCATCTTCTGAGAGTTCAATGAGTTTTGTCTGAAGAGAATAATCCACATCCACAAGAAGGTTGTTAATACGGAATTTCTTTGGGAGTTGTTTATCATCATCCAGGCTTTTTTGTATTGCCTTTGCTTCTTCTATTTGCCTCTTAACTTTTCGCGCTCGTGATTTTAGCTGCTTTTTTTGAAGTTCTTTTGAAAATATGAGATAATTGGTGGAGCTTGGTTTTTCTATTTTAATCCCACGAATGCCTGATTCTTCATCAATAATCTCAGGATTTAATTCCTCAAATACTGCGATTAATTTATCATCACTTTTATTCAGCTTCTTTGCAGTCAGATAGTGCATATTATCGGCACGAACCATTGCTGTATTGGTTACACTATTTGCTCCTTTATCAAATATTACAAGAGAATCCTTTTTTAACCTCTTATTCACCTGTAAATACGTTTTTTCAAAATGAGTTTGATCGTTGATATTCCCAGGTTCAACTGTAAGGCCAATTGGAATGTTTATAGGAGAAGATAATTCACTAACACCAACAGTAATCTGTTTTTTATCGGGCCTGTGATCCCGACTATAGCCATGTTTCCCAAGAGGGGCTTTGTCTCCATGAAGGATTATACTTGTCCAGTCCATATTGATATCAGTGTGCTCAAAATTATACAGTTTAAAGATAAAGTCCTGAATGTCGGAAATTATCTCATATCTGTTCATTCCGATTATTGTGAGAACGCGATATAATGTTCTTTCTGTAAATTCATCCAAATGATACAATTCGAGAATTTCACTCTGATTTATCCAGCTATGCCCTCTTTTTATGCTAAAATTATCAGATAACTTATAGCTTATAAGTGCCCTGAGCAATTTGTTGATATCAATCCCTTTCTTTTTATGCTTTCCAAATATTTCTTCAAAATTTAGAAATTCGTACATTCTGTCTACAAATTTAATGGTCCCAATAGGAAAGGATATATTCTGGTTGGGAACAATATCATGGGTTCTTAGTTTTGTTTGCATATGCATTACTCAGCAATAACTAAGAACATCTAAACTTATTTTAATTGCCAAATTTTGGCGTGAATTGACATAATATTCTTTTTTATAGGATTTTTTTAGAATTGGGCAGAGCCTTAACTGTCAAACTTAGGATCTAAAAGAGAGTTTGTGCTGGAAATCGCTTCTTTGATTGTGAATTTTTTCATGAATTTTTGCTACTGCATTTTTTGCTTTATTTCTGTTGTTAGAACCTTTTTGTTTTCTACTCAATCGTTTTTGCAACACTTTCATTCGGAGAAGTGACTGTTTCAAATATCGGGGATTGTCAATCTTTTCCCCATTGGAAAGTATTGCAAAATCTTTGATACCTACATCAACACCCACGGTTGTATTTACATCAAAATATTGTGCAGGAGGTTGTTCCTGTCCATCATCTATCAGAATACTAATGAAAAATTTGCCCGTTGAGGTGACTGACACTGTTGCAGTTTTTCCGGGCTCCTTCATATTTCCTGTGTAATTTTGTTTTAACCCATCCAATTTTAGGTAATTTAATTTTATGAGTATCAAAATTCACAATATAATGTTGTGGAACTGAAAATGACTGCACTGGATTTTTTCGGGATTTGAATTTTGGAAATCCTTTCTTTTCCCGGAAGAAACGAGTAAATGCATTCTCAGGATTTAACAATGCACTCTGTATTGATTGCGAATTAACATCTTTCATCCAATCATGCTCTGATTTCAAATCAGGTAGCATTTTTTGTAATGCAAATCTCGATATTGATTTTCCATCTGTTTCATAAGTTCGGATCTTATTTTCCAGACCCCAATTGTAGATAAACCTACAGGCACCGAAATGCTGAAAGAACATTTTCTCCTGTTCTTTGTTAGGATAGATTCGGTATTTGTAGGCTCTCAACATATATATCTGGTTTGATTTCAACCCCCCATATATTTTTTGGTAAAACTACAATTACGAAATATATATATGAGAACAAAGATGATGTCGCTTACATCCCCTTGGCTAAAGACCAAGGGGATTTACGCTAAATTTTTAAATTCATCTTTTTTTAACTGACTGAATTCCTTTTTTTTACAAAATGATAATTATATGAATATGTTTAACTCTGTCTGACTGAAATCATTTTAGACGTGGCTGAAGTGATGTTGTGGTAATATAATGGAAATGGAATTAATTTACATACTTATACTTCTCTTCACCGGAATTATAGTTGGATTTGCCAGTGGTCTTTTAGGGGTTGGCGGTGGTTTCATCATGGTCCCGGTGCAGTACTGGGTTTTAACATCAATGGGCTATGATCCACAGATCTCAATACTTGTTACATTCGGGACTAATATTGCAGTTGTGCTGCCGACTGCCATATCCGGGGCGTACGGGCATAATAAAAGGGGGACTGTAGTATGGAATGCAGCACTTATTATGGGTATTACAGGATTTTTCAGTGCTATTGCCGGAGGATATGCTGCAACTCTGGTTCCGGGTGAATGGCTCAAAGTGATCTTTGGTGCTGTAATTCTTATCAGTGCTGCAAGAATGCTGACTGCAAGACCGCCCGGAGTGGATAAACCAGTCGTGAACAACACCCTCATGTACATCATCTGCGGAATTCCTATTGGTTTTATCTCCGGAATGATTGGTATAGGCGGAGGTGTTGTGCTTATTCCGGTGATGATTTATGTACTCCATTTTAAAATTCTCAATGCCATCGGGACATCAACTGCACTTATGGTATTTTCAGCATTTGGAGGAACAATTGCATATATTATGAACGGACTTTCTGCTGCCGGGCTTCCTGAATATTCCTTTGGTTATGTAAACCTTCTTCAGTGGGTTCTTCTTGCAGTTCCTGGTATTATTATGGCTCAGTCAGGTGTCCGTGTTGCCCATAAACTGCCGGCAAAGCAGTTAAAGTATGTCTTCATCGCCGTTATGATCTATATGGGGCTGAAGATGTCAGGAGTCTTTACATTTTTTGGGCTTCTTTTATAAAAATGGTTTTTACGCTATTTAAGGCCGGAAAAAAGCAACTTTCTATTTTTGCCTTAATGTCTCTGTTTGTCTCTTAAGTACTGTATTTTATCTTTAACTGCTGATATTTCAGAGTACAGATATGTCAGGGATGTAAATGAAATATTTTTTCTTATTGTAACTTGTTAGTAATGTTACTTCTAATCTGAGCCGGATGAATTATCCGGAAAATAAGGGATTGTAATATGTCAGAGAATAAGCAAAAAACCGGAAAAAAGGGTTCGGGAAATATGGATGAGATTGCCAAAACTATATTTGCACCGATATACCCTGTAATTGCAGAGAATATAATCAGAAGATTTGGAATAAAAACAGGAATATGTATTGATCTCGGAAGCGGCCCTGCGTTGCTATCAATTGCAATTGCTGAAATGAGTGATCTCAGTGTAACCGCTCTTGATTATTCAAATGAAATGCATGAAGCAGCTTCCGGAAATATTGAAGAGGCGGGACTTTCAGACAGGATTACTCTCATGTGTGGCGATGTCCACAATATCCCGCTTGATGACGATTATGCAGATCTGATAATCAGCCGTGGTTCAATGTTCTTCTGGGATGATATACATCAGGCATTTAAGGAGATATACCGCATCTTAAAACCGGGTGGTAAAACCTATATCGGCGGCGGGTTTGGGAACAAAGAGCTTTTTGAGAGTGTTTCTGCCAAAATGATCCGTAAAAATCCCAAATGGAAGGAGTTTAACAGGAAAAATATCTCTGAGGAGAATGTAACTCGCTTTAAAAATATGCTTGAAGATATAGGAGTGCCGGATTATGAAGTCATACTTGGTGATGAGGGGTTCTGGATTATAATTTCAAAATCAGTGCCGGGAGTATTAAAATAAATCCGCAGAAAACATGAAATTAAATCTATATCAGGTGAATTAATCCTGATACGAAAACCAGTTCTGTAACTTTTACCTGGTTGTCAGCAGGATGATTTTATGATATTGCTGAATAAATTGAAACAAAAGCGTTTTCCTGTCAGAAATAATAGATGATGTTTATGAAAGTCGGAATTATACGCTGCCTGATGACTGAGGATATCTGCCCCGGAACAACGGATTTCAAAATTACAAAGGAAGGTAAGGGATCATTTCAGGAAACCGGACCTGTGGATATTGTGGGTTTTGTAACCTGCGGGGGATGTCCGGGCAAGAGGGCAATTCCAAGGGCAAAGATGCTTGTAGAGAGAGGTGCTGAGGCAATTGTATTTGCTTCCTGTATTTCAAAGGGAAATCCGATAGGCTATCCATGCCCGCATTATGCAAATATGAGGGATGCTGTAATCAAAGCAGTAGGGCCTGATATTAAAATTATTGAGTGGACACACTAATGGATTTGTTATAGGGTTTGTTGCAGAATTTATTGACTGAAGATCGTGGCAGAAAGTGAAATTTAATACTATTAGCCTACCAATTTTTTTACAGTTATGGTCTCCGAAGATAAAAAAGCAAAAAATTCCGGTATTCTAAGGCTTAAGGAATCCGGAACCGTGTCACTGAGAGTGAAAACCGTTGCAGGAAAGCTCTCGTCATCCCAGTTAAAAGTGCTTTCAGAAATTGTTGATCAGTATGGTGATGGATATATCTGTTCTACTGCAAGGCTTAATATTGAAATTCCGGGTATAGATAAATCCCTTGCAGATTCTGTAAGGGAAGAACTTTCAGTGGCTGATCTTGATGTGGGGAGTTCTAAATCTGAGGTCAGATCAATTGTTGCCTGCAAAGGCACTGTATGCCGGCATGGATGCTGTGATACATGGGCAATTGCAGAGAAACTCGAAGAGGAGCAGGGCGGCAGGAAGCTGCCAAGAAAACTGAAAATTGCCATTGCAGGATGCCCTAACAACTGTTCAAAGGTTCAGTTTAATGACATCGGTTTTATGGGACATTTATACCCCTTCTTTGATGAAGATGCCTGCACACTCTGCGGTGCATGTGAAAAAGCCTGCAAAGAGAATGCATTAAAGATTGAGGATGAGAAACTTAATTTCAATCCGGAATTGTGTGTCGGCTGTGGAGACTGCATTAAAAAATGCAGCAGTGATGCGGTAAAGATCAGTGAAAGCGGACTTACACTTTACCTTGGCGGAAGGGCAGGCAGGGAGATCTATATTGGTGAAGAGGCAGAAGGTCTTATTCCTGAAGATAAAATTCCGGAGATTACTGACTGTATAATCACTTACTTTGAAAATAATGCAGATATAGGTGAGAGGTTTGGCAGTATGATGGCACGCATTGGCAAAGGGAAAGTTTTTAATGATCTTGGTCTGCACTCCGGTGAGACCGGATAAATTAAATTTTTTTGATCTATAGATACTGTTGGACAACTACTTTTCCATGGACGATGAGGCAATTAAATTGGCCATTTGAATAATTTACTGCCTCAACATCACCCTGATATACTTGGAAATTGTCCAATTGTCGGTTGATTTTTATTCGTGCAGCAGCCTTTATAATTGCTCATATTTACTTTATGTGTATTTGGCACAGCCTGATTTATCAGTTGTATTAGTGCATAAAACTGGCTATGGTCATTCTGATCAGCAGAATATACAAGTAATACCTGGTAATGATCAGTCTATTGCTGAATTGTCAGAGGGTTTTGTGAGTTCTCCGTCTGTGCCAATGAACCATAAAAGTCTTTAACTTCAGAGAGTAAGTTTATCCAGGAAGATTTTGATTCTTCTATGTTTGAATTACAGTTTGGGCACTTATACTTTCCAATTCTAAGACTGCCCAAATTTTTCCTCGAATAGCTATTATGACCATTATGAACCATCTGATGGCCACATTTTTCACATTTTGGTGGATTTATTCTTCGAATTACAGAATTATGATCAAATACGTAATCATTGGAAAGATCTCCGAATATTTTAAAGATGGACCCAACATAATTGTCATCATATAACTTCTCTTGAATTTGTACCATGTTGCTCTAAAATAGTATTGGTTGTACAAATATGAATATATTTCATTTTTAGGTTCAAAATAGCTGTACTTATCCTATCACTGATTTTTCAGACTGTGCCTGCAAACCATAATCATTATTACCTGTAAGACATTATATTAACTGAGCATCGCATATCAGAACAATTAATTATTTTGTATGGCATGAACTACACTAAATAGAGGGGATGCAGATGAAAGGGGAAGATTCCACAATATCGATACTTTATGTTGATGACGAACCAATGCTCCTTGACGTTGGAAAGCTTTACATTGAAAAATCCGGCAATTTTAATGTAACAACGGCTGAGGATGCCAAAGAAGGGTTAAATCTTTTAAATGATCAGAATTTTGACTGTATAATCTCAGATTTTCAGATGCCCGGAATGGACGGGATTGAATTTTTAAAACAATTCCGGCAGAGTGACAGCATTACTCCTTTCATCATCTTCACCGGAAGAGGCCGTGAGGAGGTTGTCATTAATGCAATCAACAACGGCGCTGATTTCTATGTCCAGAAAGGCGGGGACCCTAAATCACAGTTTACTGACCTTCTGCACAAAGTAAAGCGTTCTGTCTCAGCCAGAAGTTATGAGAAAGAGCTGGCAAAGTCAGAGAGGAAATATAGGGACCTTGTAGAATATTCTCCAAATTTTATATACAGTTATGACTCTCAAAATCGTTTCAGAACGGCAAACCGCAGCCTTTGTGAATTTTTAGGTATGAGTGAAGGGGATATTATCAGCAAAAGATATGAGGAACTTGGTTTCCCAAAAGATACCTACGAATACCTCTATAAACTTCATGACAAAGTTTACCGGACAAAAGATGCTGTCAGGGCCGAATCTTCAATAACCATGCCGGACGGAAAGACATATCACTACAATGTGGTATTTGTCCCGGTATTTGATGAAATGGGTTCTGTTGTTGGAATCAGGGGCAATAGTGCAGATATTACTGATAAAGTCAATGCAGAAAGAGAGCTTACTGAGAAGAACAATACTCTCTTAAAGCTTAATGAAGATCTTGCGGCAGCTGAGGAGGAAATGCGGCAGCAGATGGATGAGATATCCAGGGGGCAGCATACTCTGATGGAGACTAATCAGTACATGGAGAACCTCTTCAACAACTCTGCGTCTCTTGTCATAGTCTGGGATAGTGATCTTAAGATCACCAAAGCTAATGAGGCCGTTACAAATCTCACCGGAATTTCAGAAGGTGAGGTGACCGGGCTATCTCTTGAAGAGATAATTACTCCTGAGAAGCAAAGTGAACTTAAGGAAAAATTAAGCGGCCTTACATCCGGGGAGTATATTAAAGGTTTTAATGTCCGGGTAAAATCTGCTTCCGGAGAAATAAGAACAATTCAGCTTGATGTCGCAGAGATCTTTGATTATTCCGGAAAGAAGATTGCCACAGTTGCCCAGGGTCAGGATATAACGGATATTCTGGATTATCAGGAACTGCTCTTAAAGAAGAATGGGGAACTCAATCTTGCATATGAGGAGATTGCAGCCGCTGAAGAAGAACTCCGGCAGCAGATGGATGAGATAGTCTCTGCCCAGAAAATTATCCGTAAATCAGAGCAGAGAATGTCTGATTTCATCAATCTTCTTCCGGATCAGACCTTTGCAATTGATAAAAAAGGTGAGGTTTTCGTATGGAATGCTGCAATGTCAGAGGCATATAGTAAGTCTGCTGAAGAGATGACCGGAAAATCAGGTTATGAATACTCCCGCTTTATTTATGGGTATGACCACCCTACCCTTGCTGATATTATTCTGAACTATGATGAAGATGCAATTAAACAGAATTACAGGTCATGCACATATGAAAACGGGAAGCTGGAAGGTTATGCCACTTTTAAAGATGTGAATGGTGAGGAGAAGACACTCTGGGGCATTGCAGCACTTCTCTACAATGAAGATGGAGAGGTAGAAGGGGCAATTGAGACTTTCAGGGATATAACTGTCATTGAGAAAAACAGGAACGAGCTTGAGCTCCGGAATGAGGATCTTGCAGCTGCTGAAGAGGAGATCAGGCAGCAGATGGGTGAGATTGCCAAATCAGAGCATGCACTTGCCGAAACTAATCAGTATATGGATAATCTCTTCAATAATTCAGCATCCCTTGTGATTATATTTGGCGCTGATTTCCGGATTACAAAGGCAAACGGAGCTGTTGTAAACCTCACCGGAATTGAGGAGAGTGAACTTAAGAAGCTCTGTTTTGATGATCTTATATCTCCTGAGAAGAAGAGGGAACTTTTCTTAAAGATGGATGAAACTGAGAGAGGTAAGCATATAACCGGTTTTGAAATCCCGCTGAAATCCCCATCCGGAGAAATGAGGACAATCTCATGGGATTTTGCACAGATCTTTGATAATTCCGGAAGGCATATCTCAACGAGTGCCCAGGGTCAGGATATAACAAATGTTCTGGAATATCAGGAACGGCTCTTAAATAAGAATGAGGAGCTTAATCTGGCAAATGAGGAGATCGCTGCATCTGAGGAAGAACTCCGGCAGCAGATGGATGAGATTGCCATTGCCCAGAGGATTATTCTGAAATCAGAACGAAGAATGTCCGCTCTCGTAAACCTTCTTCCTGATCCCACTTTTGCCATTGATAAAGATGGGGATATTATCCTCTGGAATGCTTCAATGGCAACGATATATGAACATTCTGCTGAAGAGATGCTGGGTAAAAATAACCGTTCACTGTCAGAATTTGTATATGGTTATGATCGTCCAACGCTTGCTGACATTATACTGAATTATGATGAAGCTCTGGTGAAGAAGTATTATAAGACATATTCATACAATGGCGGGAAACTGGAAGTTTATGTCACTTTTAAGGATGTGAATGGTGAAGAAAAAACACTCTGGTGCATTGCTTCATTATTATACAATCAGGACGGTGGAGTTGAAGGTGCAGTTGAGACCTTCAGGGATATAACTGCAATTGAGAAGAACACGGCTGAGCTTGAGGGCCGGAATGAAGACCTTGCGGCTGCTGAGGAGGAGATCAGGCAGCAGATGGATGAGATTGTTACTGCACATGAACTGCTCTTAACATCTGAAAATCTCTACAGGGCAATATTTGAAAATACCGGCACTGCTACTATGATAATCGGGGAAAACAATGAAATTTCTCTTGTTAACAGTGAATTTGAGAAGCTGAGCGGATATACGGCGGCTGAACTTAACAGTAAGGAATGGATGGATTTTGTCCATCCTGCTGATCAGGCTAAAGTCTTTGAAAGGTACGCAAAAAGAAGGGAGTCAGGAGATTCAGATCTGCCAAAGCATTATGAATTTAAGTTTGTTGACCGGAAAGGTGATATCCACAATATATGCCTCACTGCCGGATATTCTGATAAGACAAAGCAGATTGTTGTATCGCTCAATGACATCTCTGCGATAAACCGTGTGAACCGTGCCCTTTGTGAGAGTGAGGAGAAGTTCAGGCTGATCTTTGAAAACTCGCCGCTTGGCAAATTCCATTTCAGTGCAGATGGCAAAATTACGGCATACAACGATATATTTGCAGATATTATCTCTATTCCTGCCGGATCAATGGAAGATGTGGATGTGTCTGTAATTGCCAACAGGTGTATAAATTCTGCTATAGATGAAATTATAAATGGTAATGCTGAGAGGTCTGATCAGGAGTGTGTGATTAAGGCCGGTGATAAAAAGACCTATGTGAGGGTTATAATTGCTCCGCTTAAAGGCAGTAAGGGCAGGATTAAAGGTGGTATAGGGATAATTGAGGATATAACCGAGAAGAGAAAGGCCGAGGAAGAGCAGAGGAGATTTAAGGTAATATTTGACAAGGCAAATTACGGCTCGGTTATCGCCGATCTAAATGGGAATATTGTATATAATAATAAATATTTTGCTGATGTCCACGGTTATTCTCCGGAGGAATTAACAGGTAATAACCTTAAAAATCTTCACCATGATGGAGGAGATCTTTCACTGCCGGAATTTATGGGTACGATAATTGAAGAGGGTGAATTCGGTGCTGAGGAAC
This window harbors:
- a CDS encoding IS1634 family transposase; this translates as MQTKLRTHDIVPNQNISFPIGTIKFVDRMYEFLNFEEIFGKHKKKGIDINKLLRALISYKLSDNFSIKRGHSWINQSEILELYHLDEFTERTLYRVLTIIGMNRYEIISDIQDFIFKLYNFEHTDINMDWTSIILHGDKAPLGKHGYSRDHRPDKKQITVGVSELSSPINIPIGLTVEPGNINDQTHFEKTYLQVNKRLKKDSLVIFDKGANSVTNTAMVRADNMHYLTAKKLNKSDDKLIAVFEELNPEIIDEESGIRGIKIEKPSSTNYLIFSKELQKKQLKSRARKVKRQIEEAKAIQKSLDDDKQLPKKFRINNLLVDVDYSLQTKLIELSEDEAVKLLEDKFINGREGFFCLKSSKNLTLNEALRTYRKKDSIEKIFHSLKNDIEIKPLRVWTDESIYGALIIGFITQLFISLLRHEISDLKHTSTKFIKKSLSNLTVTVDSWERKTKKYVYSNFDGINTMILRLNWAVS
- a CDS encoding sulfite exporter TauE/SafE family protein, encoding MEMELIYILILLFTGIIVGFASGLLGVGGGFIMVPVQYWVLTSMGYDPQISILVTFGTNIAVVLPTAISGAYGHNKRGTVVWNAALIMGITGFFSAIAGGYAATLVPGEWLKVIFGAVILISAARMLTARPPGVDKPVVNNTLMYIICGIPIGFISGMIGIGGGVVLIPVMIYVLHFKILNAIGTSTALMVFSAFGGTIAYIMNGLSAAGLPEYSFGYVNLLQWVLLAVPGIIMAQSGVRVAHKLPAKQLKYVFIAVMIYMGLKMSGVFTFFGLLL
- a CDS encoding class I SAM-dependent methyltransferase; translated protein: MSENKQKTGKKGSGNMDEIAKTIFAPIYPVIAENIIRRFGIKTGICIDLGSGPALLSIAIAEMSDLSVTALDYSNEMHEAASGNIEEAGLSDRITLMCGDVHNIPLDDDYADLIISRGSMFFWDDIHQAFKEIYRILKPGGKTYIGGGFGNKELFESVSAKMIRKNPKWKEFNRKNISEENVTRFKNMLEDIGVPDYEVILGDEGFWIIISKSVPGVLK
- a CDS encoding CGGC domain-containing protein, producing the protein MKVGIIRCLMTEDICPGTTDFKITKEGKGSFQETGPVDIVGFVTCGGCPGKRAIPRAKMLVERGAEAIVFASCISKGNPIGYPCPHYANMRDAVIKAVGPDIKIIEWTH
- a CDS encoding 4Fe-4S binding protein, which gives rise to MVSEDKKAKNSGILRLKESGTVSLRVKTVAGKLSSSQLKVLSEIVDQYGDGYICSTARLNIEIPGIDKSLADSVREELSVADLDVGSSKSEVRSIVACKGTVCRHGCCDTWAIAEKLEEEQGGRKLPRKLKIAIAGCPNNCSKVQFNDIGFMGHLYPFFDEDACTLCGACEKACKENALKIEDEKLNFNPELCVGCGDCIKKCSSDAVKISESGLTLYLGGRAGREIYIGEEAEGLIPEDKIPEITDCIITYFENNADIGERFGSMMARIGKGKVFNDLGLHSGETG
- a CDS encoding hybrid sensor histidine kinase/response regulator → MKGEDSTISILYVDDEPMLLDVGKLYIEKSGNFNVTTAEDAKEGLNLLNDQNFDCIISDFQMPGMDGIEFLKQFRQSDSITPFIIFTGRGREEVVINAINNGADFYVQKGGDPKSQFTDLLHKVKRSVSARSYEKELAKSERKYRDLVEYSPNFIYSYDSQNRFRTANRSLCEFLGMSEGDIISKRYEELGFPKDTYEYLYKLHDKVYRTKDAVRAESSITMPDGKTYHYNVVFVPVFDEMGSVVGIRGNSADITDKVNAERELTEKNNTLLKLNEDLAAAEEEMRQQMDEISRGQHTLMETNQYMENLFNNSASLVIVWDSDLKITKANEAVTNLTGISEGEVTGLSLEEIITPEKQSELKEKLSGLTSGEYIKGFNVRVKSASGEIRTIQLDVAEIFDYSGKKIATVAQGQDITDILDYQELLLKKNGELNLAYEEIAAAEEELRQQMDEIVSAQKIIRKSEQRMSDFINLLPDQTFAIDKKGEVFVWNAAMSEAYSKSAEEMTGKSGYEYSRFIYGYDHPTLADIILNYDEDAIKQNYRSCTYENGKLEGYATFKDVNGEEKTLWGIAALLYNEDGEVEGAIETFRDITVIEKNRNELELRNEDLAAAEEEIRQQMGEIAKSEHALAETNQYMDNLFNNSASLVIIFGADFRITKANGAVVNLTGIEESELKKLCFDDLISPEKKRELFLKMDETERGKHITGFEIPLKSPSGEMRTISWDFAQIFDNSGRHISTSAQGQDITNVLEYQERLLNKNEELNLANEEIAASEEELRQQMDEIAIAQRIILKSERRMSALVNLLPDPTFAIDKDGDIILWNASMATIYEHSAEEMLGKNNRSLSEFVYGYDRPTLADIILNYDEALVKKYYKTYSYNGGKLEVYVTFKDVNGEEKTLWCIASLLYNQDGGVEGAVETFRDITAIEKNTAELEGRNEDLAAAEEEIRQQMDEIVTAHELLLTSENLYRAIFENTGTATMIIGENNEISLVNSEFEKLSGYTAAELNSKEWMDFVHPADQAKVFERYAKRRESGDSDLPKHYEFKFVDRKGDIHNICLTAGYSDKTKQIVVSLNDISAINRVNRALCESEEKFRLIFENSPLGKFHFSADGKITAYNDIFADIISIPAGSMEDVDVSVIANRCINSAIDEIINGNAERSDQECVIKAGDKKTYVRVIIAPLKGSKGRIKGGIGIIEDITEKRKAEEEQRRFKVIFDKANYGSVIADLNGNIVYNNKYFADVHGYSPEELTGNNLKNLHHDGGDLSLPEFMGTIIEEGEFGAEELWHRNRAEERFPMLVNGILLRDDDDIPEYIAATAIDISDRKRQEESLSVVNKKLKILSGITRHDILNQISALSSYIELTKETGDGLPLPEYLGRMESAASTVRQQIEFTREYEELGVNEPLWIDVSEMTEKPCSLNTSGIEIINECSGLMIYADQMLEKVFYNLLDNTIRYGVGADKIRVHYKPADGGVVILWEDNGHGIAEGKKERIFDRKFGDNTGYGLFLSREILSITGITIKETGEPGRGARFEISVPSGNFRIEQITGM